One region of Triticum aestivum cultivar Chinese Spring chromosome 6B, IWGSC CS RefSeq v2.1, whole genome shotgun sequence genomic DNA includes:
- the LOC123135594 gene encoding histone H3.3: MARTKQTARKSTGGKAPRKQLATTIAARKSAPTTGGVKKPHRFRPGTVALREIRKYQKSTDLLIRKLPFQRLVREIAQDFKTDLRFQSHAVLALQEAAEAYLVGLFEDTNLCAIHAKRVTIMPKDIQLARRIRGERA, from the exons ATGGCGCGTACGAAGCAGACCGCTCGCAAGTCCACCGGCGGCAAGGCACCCCGCAAGCAGCTCGCCACCACCATC GCGGCGAGGAAGTCGGCCCCGACCACTGGGGGAGTGAAGAAGCCCCACCGCTTCAGGCCCGGCACGGTGGCGCTGAGGGAGATCCGCAAGTACCAGAAGAGCACGGATCTGCTCATCCGCAAGCTGCCGTTCCAGCGCCTGGTGCGGGAGATCGCCCAGGACTTCAAGACGGACCTTCGCTTCCAGAGCCATGCCGTGCTGGCTCTTCAGGAGGCCGCCGAGGCGTACCTCGTCGGGCTCTTCGAGGACACCAACCTCTGCGCCATCCACGCCAAGCGTGTCACcatcatgcccaaggacatccaGCTCGCCCGCCGTATCCGTGGTGAACGCGCCTAA